The following proteins are co-located in the Rhodococcus opacus B4 genome:
- a CDS encoding MlaE family ABC transporter permease, which translates to MSVDLKARPPKASAARKAVQVAPTAVGAFYATSMETVRCMFKRPFHAREFVQQAWFIAGVSIMPALLMAIPFCMMFVYQINILLAEIGAVDLSGAGAGVAIIREIGPVVTVLVVAGAGSTAICADLGSRTIREEIDAMKVLGIDPIQRLCVPRVLASTLIGMFLNGLVSAVGLVGGYIATVYMQGASPGQYVTAISILTGLPDFLVSEVKAAVFGMLAGLVACHLGLNAKGGPKGVGDAVNQTVVFSFLLLFLANSVITTLALH; encoded by the coding sequence ATGTCTGTAGATCTGAAAGCACGCCCGCCGAAGGCGAGTGCTGCCCGGAAGGCCGTCCAGGTCGCGCCGACAGCCGTCGGCGCGTTCTACGCGACGTCGATGGAGACGGTCCGATGCATGTTCAAGCGCCCCTTCCACGCTCGCGAGTTCGTTCAGCAGGCGTGGTTCATCGCGGGCGTCTCGATCATGCCGGCGCTGCTGATGGCGATTCCCTTTTGCATGATGTTCGTCTATCAGATCAACATCCTGCTGGCCGAGATCGGCGCGGTCGACCTCAGTGGCGCCGGCGCCGGCGTTGCGATCATTCGGGAAATCGGCCCGGTTGTCACGGTTCTCGTCGTGGCAGGTGCCGGCTCGACCGCGATCTGCGCCGACCTGGGTTCACGGACGATTCGTGAGGAGATCGACGCCATGAAGGTACTGGGGATCGATCCGATTCAACGTCTCTGTGTGCCGAGGGTGCTGGCGTCCACACTCATCGGGATGTTCCTCAACGGCCTCGTGTCCGCCGTGGGCCTGGTCGGCGGTTACATCGCCACCGTCTACATGCAGGGCGCGTCGCCGGGCCAGTACGTCACGGCGATCTCGATCCTCACCGGACTGCCCGACTTCCTCGTCAGCGAGGTGAAGGCGGCGGTGTTCGGGATGCTCGCAGGACTCGTCGCATGCCACTTGGGACTCAACGCGAAGGGCGGACCCAAGGGCGTCGGAGACGCAGTGAACCAGACCGTCGTGTTCAGCTTTCTGCTTCTCTTCCTCGCCAACTCGGTTATCACGACTCTCGCGCTGCACTGA